From Medicago truncatula cultivar Jemalong A17 chromosome 7, MtrunA17r5.0-ANR, whole genome shotgun sequence, a single genomic window includes:
- the LOC11413625 gene encoding abscisic acid receptor PYL4 — protein MLPNPTTTVPDAIARYHTHAVSPNQCCSAVIQHIAAPVSTVWSVVRRFDNPQAYKHFVKSCHVILGDGNVGTLREVRVISGLPAAVSTERLEVLDDERHVISFSMIGGDHRLANYRSVTTLHPSPISDEDGNHRSGTVVVESYVVDVPPGNTTEDTCVFVDTILRCNLQSLAKFAENLASTRSNQR, from the coding sequence ATGTTACCAAACCCAACAACCACCGTCCCCGACGCCATCGCCCGCTACCACACCCACGCAGTCTCCCCCAACCAGTGTTGCTCCGCCGTCATCCAACATATCGCCGCACCCGTCTCCACCGTCTGGTCCGTCGTCCGTCGCTTCGACAATCCACAAGCCTACAAACACTTCGTCAAAAGCTGCCATGTCATCCTCGGAGACGGCAACGTCGGCACTCTCCGTGAAGTCCGTGTCATCTCCGGCCTCCCCGCCGCCGTCAGCACCGAACGTCTCGAAGTCCTAGACGATGAACGTCATGTCATCAGCTTCAGCATGATCGGTGGCGATCACCGTCTTGCTAACTACCGTTCTGTCACCACTCTCCACCCTTCTCCGATCTCCGATGAAGATGGCAACCACCGCTCCGGCACGGTGGTTGTTGAGTCCTACGTTGTTGATGTTCCACCGGGAAACACCACTGAAGATACATGTGTCTTTGTTGATACTATTCTTCGGTGCAACCTTCAATCTCTCGCGAAATTTGCTGAGAATTTGGCTTCAACGAGATCAAATCAACGATAA